GATTACTTCTCCGCCGTCAGCAATCGTTTTACCCGCTGCAATTGCCTCGAATGATACATTTCTTAGTGAACCTTCTCTTGTTTCTGCTAATACAAGTACTTTTTTGCTCATCGGTTAAACCTCCTGAATAGTTATAGAATTAGACTACTTTTGCTTCTGTACGAAGAAGTTGAACAAGCTCTTTTACCTGCTCATCTACTTCACCTTCAAGAATACGGCCTGCTTCTTTTGCCGGTGGCAGATAAATTTCAACCGTTTCTGTTTTAGGTTCTACATCATCTTCTTCAAGATCTAGATCATCAAGTTCGATTTCATCAAGCGGCTTTTTCTTCGCTTTCATAATACCCGGCAGTGATGGATATCTCGGGTCATTCAGTCCCTGCTGAGCTGTTACTAATAGTGGAAGTGTTGTTTCAATTGTTTCTGAGTCACCTTCAACATCACGCACAATTTCCACTTTATCGCCATCTACTTTAATACTAGTGATTGTCGTTACATAAGGGATGTCCAGGTAATCTGCTACGCGTGGTGCAACTTGTCCTGATCCACCATCGATCGCAACATTACCACCGATAATCAGATCTGCCTCTTTATCTTTCAGATATTCAGAGAGAATCTTCGCAACTGAAAATTCATCTGTCATATCCACATCATCTTCAATGTTAATCAGTACTGCTTTATCAGCACCCATTGCCAGTGCAGTGCGAAGCTGCTTTTCAGTTTCTTCATCACCGACTGAGACAACTGTTACTTCTCCGCCATGCGCATCCTTCAGTTGAATTGCTTCCTCAATTGCATACTCATCGTATGGATTAATGATGAATTCTGCACCATCCTCAGCGATCTGGCCGCCCTGAACAGAAATTTTTTCCTCAGTGTCAAACGTTCTTTTCATTAGCACAAAAATGTTCATGTATATTCCCTCCTGTTAATTATTGACCTTTAAATTCAGGCTTTCTTTTTTCAATAAATGC
This region of Jeotgalibacillus malaysiensis genomic DNA includes:
- a CDS encoding electron transfer flavoprotein subunit beta, giving the protein MNIFVLMKRTFDTEEKISVQGGQIAEDGAEFIINPYDEYAIEEAIQLKDAHGGEVTVVSVGDEETEKQLRTALAMGADKAVLINIEDDVDMTDEFSVAKILSEYLKDKEADLIIGGNVAIDGGSGQVAPRVADYLDIPYVTTITSIKVDGDKVEIVRDVEGDSETIETTLPLLVTAQQGLNDPRYPSLPGIMKAKKKPLDEIELDDLDLEEDDVEPKTETVEIYLPPAKEAGRILEGEVDEQVKELVQLLRTEAKVV